CTCACTGTTCAATTCTATATAACAGAGCATAGAACTACAGTGTTTCCTGTCACGATAACTTTGTCCATCATTGCCAATAACAGCTTTTTCTCCTTCAGGAATATTTAGACTACAATTAATCTGTACAATATTTTCTGACTTTAATGAAGAACagtacaggagataagagaatcttttctggaaacaaaaaaaattccaGAGTTGAATTAACACATTTGagactatctttttaaaaactaagaAGAATGTgataataaacaaaaaagaaatgtacATTTTGCTTGAACAAAGACTACAAAACTCCCAAAATGACTCTGTTGGAATGATGATAATGTCTTTAGATATGCTGCTGACtttgatgtatttatttccatGATGGATGGCAGAACAAAAATAACAGGAAAAATATAAAGTACTGTACTGCCTACCTTGGGCATAAACCTACTGCCTAAATGCAAATTGTTTTATCTTTTGTTAATGAATCTCAGAACTTTCAATGGATTTTAGATGACCATGAAGGTCTTAGAAGGGATTTATTGACATGATCCATGTCACCTCAGATTATTTTAGACTCAGACTtgttacaggtagtctttgacataGAACCATTCGTTCAAAGTTACATTGGCACTGAAAAGAAagtgatttagaatagaatagaataacagagcaggaagggaccttagaggtcttctagtccaaccccctgcttaggcaggaaacttaatactacttcagacaaatggttattcaacatcttaaaaacttccagtgttggagcattcacaacttctggtctAACCattaggaaattcctccttagttctaaattgcttctctccttcattactttccacccattgcttcttgacctaccctcagatgctttggagaatagtttgactccctcttctttgtggcagcccctgagatattggaacactgctacaaTGAGTATTTACAACCAGTCCTTGTACTTACAACTATTACTGCattcccatggccatgtgatcagaatCGCATGCATTTTTGAtggcatgactcacttaacaatcggCTTGCTTAGGAAAAGAAATTTTGgtcccaactgtggtcataagttgagtacTGCAAGCGTGTAACAGAATAAAAGCAACCTCTTGTTCAAGCAGCACCGTGTCCTGGTTGTCCAATGTCTTCATAAATCTTCTATAGTAAGGAAACTGATGAGTTGCTATAACACTTCCACAAAATAGTTTCAATATAAGACGTGattcacacccacacacccacacacacaaaccactTTCTTTGCCCTCTAGACTCACAGATCAAGAGGATGAGGgtacttttctctttccttcacaGGCAGCACAAAGTATGGAACCAGGTGCAATGTCCCTGTCTTATCTCTGTAATGTTCACGTTGCATCTGAGAAAgctacaaattaaaaataaattgggTCAGGAGCATCAGTATCTAGACCTGAGTTCTTCTGAGAATACTTACTTCATGTGTTTACTTGATTTCCAAATCATCCACATTACTGTTATGTAAGGGTTAGTGTGCTGAACCCACACTAGGGAATCCAGCGTTTAAAACTCCGTTCATCCATGATGCCTATCACCTTAGCAAGGAACTGAATTACCCTCTTAATATGATTGCTGTGAGGCTGAAACTTAACAGGGATGGGTGAATCTGCTAATTGGGCAGATGTCTCAGTTTTTTTTTCAGATGTATTTGCATTGGTTTTTGTTTGCACAATGTCTGCATTCAGGTATGTCATCCCGCCCCTCCAAATCCACACAAAAATCTATGTGCATTTGCCAGAGTTGCCCATTTCTGTACAAACTGTTATTCTTTATGCGTTTTTCCCAATGCATTCCTTTCCATTAGCACATTTTCTCGTTATAACATTATTTAATGCCATTTTGCCATcaatatacatatttttatttgattttaatttATTGAACAAATCACACCCCTACACCTCTGTATGGTTTTGCAATATGTGTGAATCAGAAGTTCAagaaatcattattttaaaaaaatcctggctTAGAATTATCTGGGAATGTGGTCTGTAGACAAAAACGATGGGTccagaaatatatatttaagagCAAAATTATCTGTAAAATTCTATTATCCttaaaaaaaagaactgaaaATGATTTCCCTTTTTGGTCACGTCTTGCTTTTTACAAAAGTATTTTtcatacatataaacaaaagcaTTCACAGGGTCCACCACTTACTTTGCCAAAATGACGAAAGAAGCAATATGCCATAAACTGTGTGCAACatcacagtatatatataagaaAAGGGTAGAGTTTGCATCAGGTTGATGCAATGCTACTGCACCATTTGCCCCCTCCCACTTGCCATTCCTGTGAATGTTCCCACAAGGGAAAGCAGCAAGTTTAGAAGCCATGATTTGTAAGATGTGGCCGCTTGGGTTTTTTTGTGAAATGAATGGAtatataatgtgaattataaatcataaaataaatcTACCTTCTTTATTCAAAAAAGCAGTTATCAACACCTATGATCGGACAAGGCTATTTATGTGCAACCCTCTACTTTCCCCACACAGTTTTGCATTCACAACTGTATttcatttttcccctttttgatatttttttttaaaaaatgagtttttttgttttattttttgtgaaaatttaataaagtatatttttaaaaaataacaaagacTGGGAACTAGAATCACAGGGCATGGTCTTATAATAAAAAGACCATAAAGTTAGAATGGAAATGCCCTTATGAGTTGAAAAAAAGGAGTGCCAGGCAAACGATTGATTCAGCTAATGCGATGACCCAGATGAAGACTGTTAAGAATATGGATTGCTGACAAGTTGACTAAGATTCTGTTGAGTTTTCTCAATAAACATAAATTTTCTTGTGATTGATGAAGGAGAAGAGaatgcaaaaaaaaccaaaaaaccccaggTTCTTTCTCCATAAAAATAGCTTAAATAGCACAGGAGTTCTCATGGCAGACTACAGCAGTTCCTAGCAGCCTTACAAAGTGCAGAAGGCTTCCCTGAAGGGAGAACATTTGGTAACTTTTGAACTGATACAATAGCCTGCTGCAAGACAACAGGCAATAAACAATCGCTCTTGTCTATCCATCTAAATCATTgcctttttctgtattttctattaCCCCAACTCACCCTGTCTTCTGCACTTATTAAACCTTGTTTTTCCTTTAGCTAATTGTCCCAGGACTAATTAACCCAATCCACATGAGCATGCTGTACAATTTGTCCCTCCCTGTATGTCTTCAGCTGCAGAATACCGGTATATCATTTGTCCATGTTCTTTTACTGAAACCTGTCCTCTTAAAGATATCTGCTTGTcaaggtgtgtgtttgtgtgtgtgaagggAATGGACAAAGTAAACATGGgtcaattccatttttttaattatataaattGAATTTCAAAATATAAAGAGCCAATCTTTCTTTATTCCAACAGTCCTAGAGGCAAAACCTAAAGGCTATTTTTTGTATCCTAGTAGGTCCTTTTCCATCAATCTTAAAATGCTGAAGAAGAACAGGCATAGATTGAACTATAAAAGTCTATTAAAACACAGATAGCATTCAAGTTACATCCAGGATTAATATAAGTATCACCagattgtgtgtgtgcgtgtgcatgtgtgcatttgtgtgtgtgtgtgtgtatgtgtgtgtgtttgtttgtttgtttgtttaaaaaatggaaaacattCATATATGCATAATGTATTAGCCTAGGCTCATATATAGGAAACCTACATCAAATAAAAAGATATTATACTAGCCAGAATAAAGTTAATACCTGTTACTGCTAATTGCCTAAACTGGTTTAGTAAATCCTTCATTTAACTGACTTTAGTTTTGCAGATTTTGGATGTAACTGGCAAATTATCTGAACGATGTTTTTATGCATACAAGTATGTAAGATCCCATTTATCATTTTATGCACACATAAAAAGCATAAATGTCACCATATACATCACATTGATTTAACAaacattcctttcttcctcttaaaCCAAGTGTTTACTCCTAGACAATAATGAAATTATCCCTAATTAGTTTAATGCAGATTATCTACATGACATTTTGAATTCACAATTTCACATTAGTATACGTAATTGACCATGAGGGAGAGGTTATGTCTTGAAAAGCAGTTTTACCTTGTAGAACTCATGCAGTTCTTCTGAGCGGTTCGTGTCCAAATTGAAACGAGAATAATTGGGGGTATGTAGCCATCGATCCCtggcttttgacctttccccaaTCACAAGAGATGGGTCGCAGGAGAAAAGAGTTGGGAATTGCCCCCCTTTGCTGTAGGGACTACGGCTGGTTTCCATTGCAGCATTTCGGAAGTCTTGAAAATATTTCATGGTGGTATTTCCATAGGTGTCACCAAAGGAAAAAGCTACATTAGGAATATGACCACGGTatctagagaaaaaaaaaagagaatcaaATTACACTCATTAATTTATTCACCCTGATAACACTCAATCTTTGTAGCATTTTGCAAACATAAATCTTCACAAAAACAAGCAATTATTATTACATCAATTTTTGCAACTGATGGTTTCTTTGGCTAgcttagattattatttttatgcttcATGGACCTTTTGCTGGGAAcacatatattttatttgaacAATTGCTGAAAAACTAAGTTCTAATTGCTTAAGTAAAATATTCCTAACCAGAAATTATTATGCAAAACGTAGTTTAAAATTCCAGTCTTTCTAACTTTCTTCTTCCTACCCCTCTCAATATTCAGTGCCTTGGTTTTTCAACAAGCTCTTCATAAGTTCCATATTAAAAAGATATAAGGATGCTATTCTGCCCAATTTACAACCCACTAAGCTGGTGAACAAAGAAAAACAATCTAATTTAACATTATTCCTAAATGACTGTTGCTATGCAACACATTA
This genomic window from Erythrolamprus reginae isolate rEryReg1 chromosome 1, rEryReg1.hap1, whole genome shotgun sequence contains:
- the CIMIP2C gene encoding ciliary microtubule inner protein 2C; amino-acid sequence: MTQNNAVYVPPGLMPGYRGHIPNVAFSFGDTYGNTTMKYFQDFRNAAMETSRSPYSKGGQFPTLFSCDPSLVIGERSKARDRWLHTPNYSRFNLDTNRSEELHEFYKLSQMQREHYRDKTGTLHLVPYFVLPVKEREKYPHPLDLPSLSAKAMWHLRRISPNNLRTYQTFPSGKRVTPQEREVRDSYFQFRA